A single window of Vigna unguiculata cultivar IT97K-499-35 chromosome 1, ASM411807v1, whole genome shotgun sequence DNA harbors:
- the LOC114190400 gene encoding uncharacterized protein LOC114190400, with protein MATNYNIVWSGPKLDGKLDYNYWALLMSTRLKAHNIWSFIEPGIQQGADDATQRKDQLVLSQIHQGVDYSIFGKIGNAKTAKEAWDILKLSYKGVEKAQKSKLQSMRREYERYEMSSSETVEQYFSQVTNLVNKMKVYGEDIPESKVVEKILRTMPMKFDHVVTTIIESHDTNIMMVAELQGSIESHVSKILEKTEKANEEALKKVEVVAASEEEVVVVSINNGETTISGHLIKEEVDTMTDLPTMEEEEATSPTRRGQISIAITVESSGIKLQIVDSNNMQI; from the exons ATGGCCACAAACTATAATATTGTTTGGTCCGGTCCCAAATTAGATGGGAAACTAGATTACAATTATTGGGCATTGTTGATGTCCACCCGTTTGAAAGCTCACAATATTTGGAGCTTTATTGAACCAGGCATACAACAAGGAGCTGATGATGCAACTCAAAGGAAGGACCAGTTGGTGCTATCACAAATTCACCAAGGTGTAGATTATTCAATTTTTGGCAAAATAGGAAATGCCAAAACAGCCAAAGAAGCGTGGGACATTTTGAAGCTGTCATACAAAGGAGTAGAGAAAGCTCAGAAATCCAAATTGCAATCCATGCGTCGAGAATATGAAAGATATGAGATGTCCAGTTCAGAAACCGTGGAACAATATTTTTCACAGGTAACAAATCTTGTCAATAAGATGAAGGTGTATGGAGAAGACATCCCTGAAAGCAAGGTGGTAGAGAAAATTCTACGCACAATGCCGATGAAATTTGATCATGTGGTGACTACAATAATTGAGTCCCACGACACAAACATCATGATGGTTGCAGAATTGCAAGGTAGCATTGAAAGCCATGTGAGCAAAATTTTGGAGAAAACTGAAAAAGCAAATGAAGAAGCCTTGAAAA AGGTAGAGGTCGTGGCAGCTTCAGAGGAAGAGGTCGTTGTAGTTTCAATCAACAATGGAGAGACAACAATTTCAGGCCATCTAATCAAGGAAGAGGTGGACACAATGACAGATCTACCAACCATGGAAGAGGAAGAGGCAACTTCACCTACCAGGAGAGGACAAATTTCAATTGCTATCACTGTGGAAAGTTCGGGCATAAAGCTACAGATTGTAGATTCAAACAACATGCAAATATAG